The Juglans microcarpa x Juglans regia isolate MS1-56 chromosome 8D, Jm3101_v1.0, whole genome shotgun sequence genomic sequence tatttttggaactcttcaaaaatattataattgtcttatttaaaatcaagcttggtTTAATAACattggaaatacctcatataaatattttcagggcATTTAAAGTATTTAAGGGCTTTAAAACACTAGGTTTACTTTAGAAATCATATAATGTCTTTAAAAACACGCCATCGAGATTCGACACGCATAACGAGACTCGCAGtcgaatttgcttacgtcagaaagaagaagcggggtgttacattaggACGAAAAGAGATGCCCGATGCCTTTCTTACCCCAACATCCTCAGCCCGCCCTGATGGAGCCTCCTCctcatgatattttttatatttgtgatgttatttttttatatttttgatattcttggACAATGTTTGGCCCTTGACTTTTGTACTTAATTCTTGTATTGGTTCTGGACAATGTTTGGCCCTTGAATTGACCCTTGACTTTTGTATATGATTCTTGTATTGGTTCTAGACAATGTTTGGCCCTTGATGACTTTTGTATCTGATTCTTGTATTGgttttggacaatgtttggCCCTTGAATTGGCCCTGAGGGGCCTACATGACTCACATGGTTCCAATTGTTGGAACTTCAATCACATTCTTCTGTACTTCCAATGGAAATTTTACATCCTCCCATGTAGAGGCAGCCTTGGCCAGCCTATTGGCCATCGTGTTGTTTGCCCTTGGGACTTGTTCCAATTTGAAATAAGTAAACTGGTCGCAGATTGTTAATACCtggtttatgtatttttttaattcttcccCTTTTGTGGCATAGGCTCCAGTCACTTGGCTCATGACTATATGGGAGTCGAATTTTGCTTCGACCTCATTTGCCCCAAGAGTCTTGGTGATTGTGAGTCTTGCTATTAAGGCCTCGTATTCTAGTTCGTTGTTGGTAGTCTTGAAGGCTAGTGTGGCCATATAGTAGTGTTCATGTCCTGTCTCCCCAATGATATAGATCTCGATACTTCCTCCCTTTTTATAGGCTAACCCATCAACAAATACCGTCCAGGGTTGGGCGGGAGGTGCTACGTCAAAATTTGCTGGGAAATTGGTGAACTCAACGAAGAAGTCTGTCAATGTTTGCCTTTTAACTGCACTCATGGGCATGTAGTCAAGGTCGAAGTCGCTAGGCTCTATTGACCACGTGACTGGTCTTCCTAAGCTGTCTGGCTTCTGCAATATCTTCCCAAGGGGATGTTCTGTCAGGACCTTTACGGGATGGGCTTGGAAGTAAGGCCGCAACCTCCTGACAGCTATTACTAGTGCGAATGCCAGCATTTCCATTTGTGGATACCTGACCTCAGCGCATGACTCATGTAGTAGATTGGATCCTGTGCTACACCCTCATCTTTGCATAATACAACTGAGGTGGCGTGAGGGGATACTATTAAATACATGTACATGATGTCCCCCAAGTTAGGCTGTTTTAGCAGGGGAGGCTTGGCCAAGTACTGTTTCAATTCCTCGAAGGCTCGGTTGCAATCCTCATTCCACAGATGTGTCTTCCTCAAGGCTCTAAAGAAGGGGAGGCACTTGTCTGTAGACCTTGATACGAACCTATTTAAGGTGGCTACCCTTCCTGCCAATTGTTGGGCGTCATTGATGCTTCGTGGTGGCACCATGTTCAAGATGGCATTAATCATTTTAGTGTTTGCCTCAATGCCTCTCTCCAACACTATAAATCCCAAAAACTTGCCCGAGTTGACCCTAAAAGCGCACTTAGCAGGGTGTAACTTCATTTTGTACTTGTGTAGCACTATGAAAGACTCTATGAGGTTCGCCAAGTGCTGCGCAAGTTCCTTGCTCTTCACCAGCAAGTCGTTGACATAAACCTCCATGGTCTTGCCAATCTGGTGCTTGAACATCCGATTTACCAACCTCTGATATGTCGCCCCagcatttttcaaatcaaagggCATTACTCGGTAACAATAAAGGCCTCTGTCAGTGATGAATGTCATCTTCTCCTCATATGTCTTGTTCATTCAGATCTGATTGTACCCTAAATAAGCATCAATGAAGCTTAGAACTTTGTGCCCTGTGCTGGTCTCTACAATGACATCAATCCGTGGAAGTGGGAAGCTGTCTTTTGGGCAGGCTTTGTTTAAGTCGATGAAGTCCatgcacattctccacttcCCATTTGCCATTTTTTCCAGTACCACATTGGAGAGTCACTCTGGATAGTAAGCCTCTCTTATGAACCTCGCCGCTAACAGACGGTCTATTTCTTTAGCTTTGGCCGTGCATTTTTTTGTGCTAAAAGACCTTCTTTTTTGGCGTAATTTTTCGCTTCTTGGTTGACACATAAGTTGTGTTCTATGATTGCATTGTCAATTCCTGACATATCTTCATGGCTCCATGCAAACATGTCTCTATGCTCAACCAACAAACGCTTTAGTGCCTCCCTGTACTCTGGCAGGAGTCTTGTTCTGATCCTTGTAGTGGCTTTTGGGCGTTCTGGGTGTAGTGCTACAATTTCTAGCGGCTTGTTTGCTTCATCTTGCATGAGGTTGTCTTCATCCCTCAATTCTACATTTTGGCTATCTTCGTCCAAAGGTGGAGGGTAGCGGTTGTTTGTGCCCACTATCCACTGTACACACAGCGAGCACCCCTACTTTAAGCTCTTGCACGTAGCATTCCTGTGCCAGGATCTACTCACCGCGGACCTCCCTGACGCCTCTTTCGGTtggaaacttcattttcaaatggtAAGTGGAAGTGACTACCTTCAAGTCATTGAGGGTTGGTCTTCCTAATATGGCATTATAGGATTATAGAGCTTTAATCACTAGGAAGTTTGTCATCGTAGTGGTGATGCGGGCGCCTTGGCCAATTGTAACTGGCAGTGCGATGGCGCCTACGGGCTGAACAACTTCTCCCGAGAACCCCTTCAGCGGATATGGTGACGGGCATAGCTTGTTAGGGCTAATGCCCATCCTAGTGAAGACGTCCCAGAATAAGATGTCAGCTGAACTTTTGTTGTCTATCAAGATTCGTCTGGCCATGTAGTTGGCTATAAGCAAAGTGACAAGGGCGTCATCATGGGGGTACAGAACCCCTTGGCAGTCCTCGTCCCTTAACGAGATGGTAGGGGTTGCATTTAGCTTGGGATGCTTGGGGGATTTGTTTGCCAAATACACCTCGTGGTATCTTGTTCTCTGGGCATGAGCCTTCCTGCTGGCTACTGTTACACCCCCGCCGGCAAAACCTCCCGCTATGGTACGGATTTCACTGGGGGGTGCTTGGTCCGTTCCTCCTGCACCCTATGGCGTTTGGGGCTTTTGCTTCGCCTACTCTCGTGCTTACACCCCTTCTCCTTTTCCGGTTTGAGATAGTTGGCAAGCATTCTTTCGACTTCCCCACTTCCTATGAGGTTGGCGACCCTCTTCTTCAATGTGGCACAATCTTCTATCTAGTGAGTACTCGACTGGTGGTACTTACAGTACCAGTGCCCTCTTATTGGGGGATGCTCCTCCTCCCTTGCTGTCTTATTTTTTTCCAGCACGTTCATGTTATTGTGAATGAGGCGGCGCCCCTGGTCTCGTTGATTGGAGTAGCTTTCTCATCTTTCATCCTGATGACCCTGCCCAGTCTTCTTGTCTTTAGAACTATTCTAATTTTTAGCCTCCAACTTGACATCTTGCTTGCTTGGCTCTAGGAGGGCCTACAACGTATCTTCAGCATTTACAAAATCGTCTGCTCTGTCCATAAACTCCCTCAGGGTGGAGGGGGTTTTCCTGGCCAGTTCAACCATGAATGGGCTTCATGGCCAGATACCCCCTAAAAGGGCAGCCAACGTGATCTTTTGATCTTGGTCTTCTGTGGTCAGTCTCTCCTTGTTGAAACGGGCCATATACGTTTTCAAGCTCTTCCCCTCTTTTATGGTCAACAAGTAGGCGGCTGGTCTACGATGCCTTCTACTTGGCATGAATTGCATAAAGAATTGTTTGGCCATCTCCTCAAAGCTGCCGATGGATCCTGGGCACAACGTCCCAAACTAGCCTCTTGCTATCCCTTTCAACATCAATGGGAAAGCACGGCACGCCACCTTTTCGGGAAAGTTGTGGAGGGTCATATGTGCTTTGAAGTTCTCAATGTGGTCTACTTGGTCTCGTGACCCGTCATATAAGTCAATCTGAGGAACTTTAAACCTTGGTGGGAGGGGAATCGCCATTACTTCTTCGCTGTAAGGGAGGTCAGTGCGGGTGAGCAGCTGTTCCACCGAAGAGGATCCTCCCATCCTTCTTGCCATCTCTTCGTATTTGTCAACGAGACTGCGTACTTCATCATgtagcttcttcttttttagctCTTCCATATTTACACCTCCTGCACTGTATGCATCTCCTTCCACCTGCTCGTTTTGGATAGGTGGTACGACGGCATTCTTCCGCTTCAATTCTTCATTCTCCATTTGTAACTGCTCCACTACAATCACGGTCTCTCTTAGCTTTAGTCCAGCCTTGCTTCTATCTCTGTTGCATTCATCTTTTGATCACAAGTTGCTTGATATCTCGTAGTAGTTGGCATGTGAAAATCACGCTGACATCTGTAAAGATCTCACAGATGGTGCCACTataaaggacgtgtttcacaccaccagcTACTCCAACGACCTGCAAAGGACAACCTGACAACACTTGTTGCCTAGGGTAgactccgatgcctaagttagagaaGTAGTTTCAATATAGTATCTTAATAGCacttaaaagaatatttgttaCCTTAGTGTACCATTTCTAGTGATGCACAGGAGCATGTCCAGGAAGTAGATAACCATTCGTTCCCTGTATTCATCTCTACTTATCCCTTAATCAGGGATGAGGAGATCACTACTCTGACTTATAAGGGTTATCTATCTCAGGATAATCGCCTTCATCTTGGGGCGTTATCACCTCGCAAATGATGTGGCTCGCCTAGTTGATATCATGCTCCTATGAGCTTTTAGACCACGAGCCCTGTAGGTCAACATAGCAAGTTGGGCTTGCTTATGGGTTTAGTATCCAGAGGATCCAAATATCCCCTCCGAAAACAATGGCGGAACTAGACATTTGCAGTGGGGCCAACTTTTCTAACTTATAAGATactgtaaaataaaaaagaaaaaagacaaatcttaattttaatttcacaaaaaatcaatagaaataacaatatataaaaatacgATCTCGGTAATTTGTTATATAAATGTAGAAATATAATTCTGAAAACCTAAATTAACACATGTTTTACAGAAAAATAttcatctattaatatttttgtaacgAAATATTTAgcatttattttctaaactttcaagtAATATTTTAGAagctcatattttattttagtatgtAAGATAATTTATCAAGTTTAATGGAATTTAGATATTTTGGTGTCGCATTAAGCATATAATGCTACAATTAAGATATTGCTCAATGAAGTTTAGGGGATAAAacttctcaactatttttttttttttttatagaagtttGAGATGGGAAGAAACACTCTTCGTTTGGATTTAGAGTGTTtcaaaaacttgactcactcaaaaaatGAGTAACACAAaagctatcccaagtgcaggagggtgtcggcgtaataattaggaataaattactagatcgtctcctcagagaaagttacttaaaatcaaactcgtttaaaattgtgaaaatattcacaaagagaaaataaaagtagtgaTATGTGCAATAAATGGAAGAGTGCAATGGGAATGAAAAGAGCAATAGTCATGgactaaattcatatttttgaattttttagtgtcgaaatgaaatgtaaaagactaacaaattgaaattaacaatcaaggaatcaactacactaaaaaatcttaattcatctgaaaattaaataacaaaactaaaattatttaagtcataattaagctttaatcaatataatatgcaatggaactaagagattattaaaattaagttaagaattaaactagattagaaagtaattgacaaaatacgaactgagaattgaaaagccccaaaatcaagattctagagttcatccttgtattcaaattacaaattctcaaaatcaatccatagcaattgtaatcactgttaaatgaaatcttaaagaagcgagaaaaataattaacatgaagtaaataaacagcaaataaaatacCCAAAGGTCTAaccaaaatatctcaaaaatacatcacaaactttaaactaaaattaaataaatagtagagagtgaaaagagcaagtcaaatgaatggagatggaggtgatAGACAGTGGAGGAGACGGCTGGAGCGGCAGTTGGACCCCAAAGGAGTTCTTCAAGCGACGCTGCGTTCTTTcccttaaagaaaaaaaaactttggttGCTTCcgtcaaaaccaaaaaaaaaaaaactttcatttcTTCGTGTTGCGtccaaatgaaaaagaaaataatacccAACGTGCTTGCGTGAGTTTCGGCCCTGAAGGAGCCATATGCATTTTTGAATTTCCTCTCTTGCATTTGCGTGtgtgagtttttctttttttttttctttgctttttttcgTGTGAGTTATCTGCATGCGAGAGACCAAGAGCTTGCCTTTTTGACTTTTCTCTTTTGTATTTCttgacttataaaaatattagaaattagaaataaaataaaataaaataaagaataatagaatatcaaaaatatattgtgcatgtgaatgaacattgtccaattaaatcacaagttataaaattaagcataaatcatgctattaaccaatttaaattacaacttggatttattcattttaaccatttctccatctaaaaccaataataatgtaacgaaataaataaaatatattggttc encodes the following:
- the LOC121242255 gene encoding uncharacterized protein LOC121242255, with product MPFDLKNAGATYQRLVNRMFKHQIGKTMEVYVNDLLVKSKELAQHLANLIESFIVLHKYKMKLHPAKCAFRVNSGKFLGFIVLERGIEANTKMINAILNMVPPRSINDAQQLAGRVATLNRFVSRSTDKCLPFFRALRKTHLWNEDCNRAFEELKQYLAKPPLLKQPNLGDIMYPQMEMLAFALVIAVRRLRPYFQAHPVKVLTEHPLGKILQKPDSLGRPVTWSIEPSDFDLDYMPMSAVKRQTLTDFFVEFTNFPANFDVAPPAQPWTVFVDGLAYKKGGSIEIYIIGETGHEHYYMATLAFKTTNNELEYEALIARLTITKTLGANEVEAKFDSHIVMSQVTGAYATKGEELKKYINQVLTICDQFTYFKLEQVPRANNTMANRLAKAASTWEDVKFPLEVQKNVIEVPTIGTM